Proteins encoded in a region of the Ptychodera flava strain L36383 chromosome 4, AS_Pfla_20210202, whole genome shotgun sequence genome:
- the LOC139131174 gene encoding ankyrin repeat domain-containing protein 10-like isoform X1, translating into MESSYSFGYWGSESEAILRRSYPVHRACRDGDTQTLALLIANGQHSGMYVEDQFYGWTPAHWAAYFGKLDCLRNLVACGVNIDIATKRFNQTPLHIAAFGVHPHCLQWLIQSGADVNRQDYLGETAMHKAARSGTVECIGLLYCHGSQLNIANHNGHTLIQLAISCGNEHCAEYIKQLSVGHPAANGFHRNGFHQAADPPQQNGFHNNVSSNNNSLPHSMNRKRALVDDDEMSCFKKSRTDGACYNGLPVAAQNGLGAEPYTAVLGHKSPCEMTCTSAMERQVVVGVGSGHQNGLSLAGVVDGGSVFICQDNFSNSAIEHQRTVQLEQGYDSMMCDSLLSESGLGSHSILALK; encoded by the exons ATGGAGAGTTCGTATTCGTTTGGTTACTGGGGGTCAGAAAGCGAAGCCATTCTGCGGCGATCTTATCCTGTGCATCGAGCGTGCCGAGATGGGGACACGCAAACCTTGGCTTTGTTGATCGCCAACGGTCAGCACTCGGGAATGTATGTCGAAGATCAGTTTTACGGGTGGACTCCTGCCCACTGGGCGGCATATTTTGGTAAG CTTGATTGCCTTCGTAATCTAGTTGCATGTGGTGTCAACATTGACATAGCTACCAAAAGATTCAACCAAACACCTCTGCACATTGCGGCCTTCGGCGTTCATCCTCACTGCCTACAGTGGCTAATACAATCAGGTGCTGATGTGAACAGACAG GACTATCTTGGGGAAACAGCCATGCACAAAGCAGCCAGAAGTGGTACAGTAGAGTGTATAGGACTTTTGTACTGTCACGGATCACAGTTAAA TATTGCAAATCATAATGGTCACACACTGATTCAACTAGCCATATCCTGTGGTAATGAACACTGTGCAGAATACATCAAACAGCTGAGCGTCGGCCATCCTGCTGCCAACGGATTCCATCGAAACGGGTTTCACCAAGCGGCAGACCCACCCCAACAGAACGGTTTCCACAACAACgtcagcagcaacaacaactcACTACCTCACTCCATGAACAGAAAAAGGGCGCTGGTGGACGACGATGAAATGTCATGCTTCAAGAAATCACGGACAGATG GTGCATGTTATAACGGGCTTCCAGTGGCTGCACAAAACGGCCTTGGGGCAGAACCTTACACTGCAGTTTTGGGCCACAAATCCCCATGTGAGATGACATGCACCAGTGCTATGGAGAGACAAGTAGTCGTTGGTgtgggcagtgggcatcaaaatggACTTTCACTAGCCGGGGTCGTAGATGGTGGGAGCGTCTTTATCTGCCAGGACAATTTTTCCAACAGTGCAATAGAACATCAGAGAACGGTCCAACTGGAGCAAGGGTACGATAGCATGATGTGTGACTCCCTCCTTTCTGAATCAGGACTGGGTTCTCACTCAATACTTGCCTTGAAATGA
- the LOC139131174 gene encoding ankyrin repeat domain-containing protein 10-like isoform X2 — MESSYSFGYWGSESEAILRRSYPVHRACRDGDTQTLALLIANGQHSGMYVEDQFYGWTPAHWAAYFGKLDCLRNLVACGVNIDIATKRFNQTPLHIAAFGVHPHCLQWLIQSGADVNRQDYLGETAMHKAARSGTVECIGLLYCHGSQLNIANHNGHTLIQLAISCGNEHCAEYIKQLSVGHPAANGFHRNGFHQAADPPQQNGFHNNVSSNNNSLPHSMNRKRALVDDDEMSCFKKSRTDGPRCEEIDDVAMAATDYPESVTVTTTGHHDSLAMSSTDRHEMLVYESKIRFPSSTRVLLKKGLGGHMI; from the exons ATGGAGAGTTCGTATTCGTTTGGTTACTGGGGGTCAGAAAGCGAAGCCATTCTGCGGCGATCTTATCCTGTGCATCGAGCGTGCCGAGATGGGGACACGCAAACCTTGGCTTTGTTGATCGCCAACGGTCAGCACTCGGGAATGTATGTCGAAGATCAGTTTTACGGGTGGACTCCTGCCCACTGGGCGGCATATTTTGGTAAG CTTGATTGCCTTCGTAATCTAGTTGCATGTGGTGTCAACATTGACATAGCTACCAAAAGATTCAACCAAACACCTCTGCACATTGCGGCCTTCGGCGTTCATCCTCACTGCCTACAGTGGCTAATACAATCAGGTGCTGATGTGAACAGACAG GACTATCTTGGGGAAACAGCCATGCACAAAGCAGCCAGAAGTGGTACAGTAGAGTGTATAGGACTTTTGTACTGTCACGGATCACAGTTAAA TATTGCAAATCATAATGGTCACACACTGATTCAACTAGCCATATCCTGTGGTAATGAACACTGTGCAGAATACATCAAACAGCTGAGCGTCGGCCATCCTGCTGCCAACGGATTCCATCGAAACGGGTTTCACCAAGCGGCAGACCCACCCCAACAGAACGGTTTCCACAACAACgtcagcagcaacaacaactcACTACCTCACTCCATGAACAGAAAAAGGGCGCTGGTGGACGACGATGAAATGTCATGCTTCAAGAAATCACGGACAGATG GCCCCAGATGTGAGGAAATTGACGATGTAGCCATGGCAGCCACTGACTACCCCGAGAGTGTAACCGTGACAACCACAGGCCATCATGACAGTTTAGCTATGTCAAGCACTGATCGCCATGAAATGCTAGTGTATGAGAGCAAGATTCGATTCCCGAGTTCAACAAGGGTATTGCTGAAAAAAGGATTAGGTGGTCACATGATCTAG
- the LOC139131174 gene encoding ankyrin repeat domain-containing protein 10-like isoform X3 — protein sequence MESSYSFGYWGSESEAILRRSYPVHRACRDGDTQTLALLIANGQHSGMYVEDQFYGWTPAHWAAYFGKLDCLRNLVACGVNIDIATKRFNQTPLHIAAFGVHPHCLQWLIQSGADVNRQDYLGETAMHKAARSGTVECIGLLYCHGSQLNIANHNGHTLIQLAISCGNEHCAEYIKQLSVGHPAANGFHRNGFHQAADPPQQNGFHNNVSSNNNSLPHSMNRKRALVDDDEMSCFKKSRTDEKSTTNTEELIPPYGCLYHY from the exons ATGGAGAGTTCGTATTCGTTTGGTTACTGGGGGTCAGAAAGCGAAGCCATTCTGCGGCGATCTTATCCTGTGCATCGAGCGTGCCGAGATGGGGACACGCAAACCTTGGCTTTGTTGATCGCCAACGGTCAGCACTCGGGAATGTATGTCGAAGATCAGTTTTACGGGTGGACTCCTGCCCACTGGGCGGCATATTTTGGTAAG CTTGATTGCCTTCGTAATCTAGTTGCATGTGGTGTCAACATTGACATAGCTACCAAAAGATTCAACCAAACACCTCTGCACATTGCGGCCTTCGGCGTTCATCCTCACTGCCTACAGTGGCTAATACAATCAGGTGCTGATGTGAACAGACAG GACTATCTTGGGGAAACAGCCATGCACAAAGCAGCCAGAAGTGGTACAGTAGAGTGTATAGGACTTTTGTACTGTCACGGATCACAGTTAAA TATTGCAAATCATAATGGTCACACACTGATTCAACTAGCCATATCCTGTGGTAATGAACACTGTGCAGAATACATCAAACAGCTGAGCGTCGGCCATCCTGCTGCCAACGGATTCCATCGAAACGGGTTTCACCAAGCGGCAGACCCACCCCAACAGAACGGTTTCCACAACAACgtcagcagcaacaacaactcACTACCTCACTCCATGAACAGAAAAAGGGCGCTGGTGGACGACGATGAAATGTCATGCTTCAAGAAATCACGGACAGATG AGAAAtcaacaacaaacacagaggaATTGATACCGCCATATGGTTGTCTTTACCATTACTAG